One genomic region from Candidatus Methylomirabilota bacterium encodes:
- a CDS encoding class I SAM-dependent methyltransferase, with product LVHRLTTPRLVTVIERDPVILDIARRWFGLADLGPMEFYCGDAETVAAALRDAGRRFDFVMEDAAYADLERSRPVVEALVPLVADEGTLVVNRHRRGDAGALVRILRRCFESVRTQRVRREGENVLIYASQPRTT from the coding sequence CCTCGTCCACCGGCTCACGACCCCGCGCCTGGTCACGGTCATCGAGCGCGATCCCGTCATTCTGGATATCGCGCGGCGCTGGTTCGGGCTCGCCGACCTCGGCCCGATGGAGTTCTACTGCGGCGACGCCGAGACGGTGGCCGCGGCGCTGCGGGACGCCGGCCGGCGCTTCGACTTCGTGATGGAGGACGCCGCCTACGCCGACCTGGAGCGCTCGCGTCCGGTGGTGGAGGCGCTGGTGCCGCTGGTGGCGGACGAGGGCACGCTCGTCGTCAACCGCCATCGCCGCGGCGACGCCGGCGCGCTCGTGCGGATCCTTCGCCGGTGCTTCGAGTCCGTCCGCACACAGCGCGTACGCCGCGAAGGCGAGAACGTCCTCATCTACGCCTCACAGCCCCGCACGACCTGA